In bacterium, a single window of DNA contains:
- a CDS encoding TonB-dependent receptor → MSRMAGRNQLAREKLIGFFVTALLLSTPFCLGDSGHSLAGTVIDREGQRMAGVRVALGGQTTLTDTTGRFAFEGVPPGKHLLELQQAGRTATREVTIPWQSPDECVLTLDWPRAFQESLTVYSVSRRRERLVEAPAAVTSLLPSELAAQSSSGQLPRLLAFTPSVQIAQSGLYDFNLNTRGYNSAINRRVLTLIDGRQTSVPEFLGVQEWGALSMPLDEFDNVELVRGPSSALYGAGAISGVLDITTKSAKDTPGYKFRLSAGELGTTRLEGRAAGPVGSSWYWRLAGSHQESDHLTRSRVDSVEYQPELLPKELVAPPFDKLETTFASLRFDRFREQSALTLEGGSGSFQGGTTTAPLGRTQADRVRRPWMRVNYNTGDWNLLAFYSGRDGDNQVGLSSGASLYSEGYNTGIELQGSRTILGGRGFVVAGLAHLRQRIDSSDPSGVHGIFADVATAEQSSAFAQVRSDLRNNLSLVASGRLDDNSLHDAQLSMRLGLAYAPGFRHHLRLTFNNSFQSPTLVEFAVRTPAGPVLDLFTDLSLADLLGDRTLGFDRVPQLALGNPDLEVEEIQSWELGYRGGVGKTFLSASLYRNDLTDFTTSILPQVGTSLGRLNPTYGPYRPPSGLPAATASALLSALQAGLSPRLLTFLSNDADGSPILAILSLTNFGKAEAKGLEIELHHFFSDAWQLSLSAAHSAYRVVDSPPENPLLPNAPELQAAASLIGSPAPWSSALRLRWVEGFDWSSGLFRGPVPSYIVADLHLGLNVGSHLRWGLDVANLTNKRHYEIFGGSLLDRRALAHITYTRE, encoded by the coding sequence ATGAGCAGGATGGCTGGAAGGAACCAGCTCGCCCGAGAAAAGCTCATTGGGTTTTTCGTCACGGCCCTGCTACTGTCCACCCCGTTCTGCCTCGGCGATTCCGGCCACAGCTTGGCCGGTACCGTGATCGACCGCGAGGGACAGCGCATGGCCGGAGTGCGGGTGGCTCTTGGCGGACAGACCACTCTGACCGACACCACCGGCAGGTTTGCCTTCGAAGGTGTGCCGCCCGGCAAGCACCTCCTCGAGCTGCAACAGGCCGGTCGTACCGCGACTCGAGAGGTCACGATTCCCTGGCAAAGTCCGGACGAGTGCGTGCTGACTCTGGACTGGCCGCGCGCCTTTCAGGAGAGCCTCACCGTCTACTCGGTGTCGAGGCGCCGGGAGCGACTGGTAGAGGCGCCCGCGGCGGTCACCTCCCTGCTCCCCAGCGAGCTGGCTGCGCAGAGCTCTTCGGGACAGCTGCCACGCCTTTTGGCGTTCACGCCCAGCGTCCAGATCGCCCAAAGCGGCCTCTATGACTTCAATCTCAACACCCGAGGCTACAACTCCGCGATCAATCGGCGAGTCTTGACTCTGATCGACGGGCGTCAGACCTCGGTGCCCGAGTTCCTCGGCGTTCAGGAGTGGGGCGCGCTGTCCATGCCACTCGACGAGTTCGACAATGTGGAGCTGGTTCGCGGCCCGAGCTCGGCCCTTTACGGCGCCGGCGCCATCTCGGGAGTGCTCGACATCACCACCAAGAGCGCAAAGGACACGCCGGGCTACAAGTTCCGGCTCAGTGCGGGAGAGCTCGGCACAACGCGCCTCGAGGGTCGCGCGGCCGGGCCGGTCGGATCCTCCTGGTACTGGCGACTGGCGGGAAGCCACCAGGAGAGCGACCACCTGACCCGGTCCCGGGTGGACTCGGTCGAGTACCAGCCCGAGCTCCTGCCGAAAGAGCTGGTGGCTCCACCTTTCGACAAACTCGAAACCACGTTTGCTTCGCTTCGCTTCGACCGTTTTCGAGAGCAATCCGCGCTCACCCTGGAAGGCGGCTCCGGGAGCTTTCAGGGTGGCACCACGACCGCGCCGCTCGGACGCACCCAGGCGGACCGGGTCCGGCGCCCCTGGATGCGCGTCAATTACAACACCGGCGACTGGAATCTGCTGGCGTTCTACAGCGGTCGAGATGGCGACAACCAGGTCGGACTGTCCTCGGGTGCCTCGCTGTACTCCGAGGGCTACAACACGGGCATCGAGCTCCAGGGAAGCCGGACGATCCTCGGAGGACGCGGGTTCGTCGTCGCCGGCCTGGCGCACCTTCGACAGCGGATCGACTCCTCCGACCCTTCCGGCGTTCACGGCATCTTCGCCGATGTCGCCACCGCCGAACAGAGCTCCGCGTTCGCCCAGGTCCGCTCCGATCTCCGAAACAACCTCTCGTTGGTTGCCTCCGGCCGGCTGGATGACAACAGCCTCCACGATGCCCAGTTGTCGATGCGGCTCGGCCTCGCCTACGCCCCGGGCTTCCGCCATCACCTCCGCCTGACCTTCAACAACTCCTTCCAGAGTCCGACCCTGGTCGAGTTTGCCGTCCGCACTCCGGCCGGCCCGGTGCTCGATCTCTTCACCGACCTTTCGCTGGCGGACCTTCTGGGAGACCGGACGCTCGGATTCGATCGGGTGCCGCAGCTCGCGCTCGGCAACCCGGACCTCGAGGTCGAAGAGATCCAATCCTGGGAACTCGGCTACCGGGGCGGCGTGGGCAAGACGTTCCTGTCGGCGAGTCTCTACCGCAACGACCTGACCGATTTCACCACCAGCATCCTGCCGCAGGTGGGCACCAGCCTCGGGCGACTCAACCCCACCTATGGTCCCTATCGCCCGCCGAGCGGCCTGCCGGCTGCCACCGCATCCGCCCTGCTCTCCGCGCTCCAGGCGGGCCTCTCCCCGAGACTTCTTACCTTCCTCTCCAACGACGCCGACGGATCGCCCATTCTGGCGATTCTGTCGCTCACCAACTTCGGCAAAGCCGAGGCCAAAGGCCTCGAAATCGAGCTGCACCATTTCTTCTCCGATGCCTGGCAGCTGAGCCTGTCCGCGGCGCACTCGGCGTATCGCGTCGTCGACAGTCCACCGGAGAACCCCCTGCTGCCCAACGCCCCCGAGCTGCAAGCGGCCGCGAGCCTGATCGGGTCGCCAGCTCCCTGGTCGAGCGCCCTTCGGCTGCGCTGGGTCGAAGGTTTCGATTGGAGCTCGGGCCTCTTTCGCGGACCGGTACCGTCCTACATCGTCGCCGACCTTCATCTCGGCCTGAACGTCGGAAGCCACCTGCGTTGGGGGCTCGACGTCGCCAACCTCACCAACAAGCGCCACTACGAGATCTTCGGAGGTAGCCTCCTGGATCGTCGCGCACTCGCCCACATCACCTACACACGGGAGTAA